Proteins encoded within one genomic window of Triticum aestivum cultivar Chinese Spring chromosome 2D, IWGSC CS RefSeq v2.1, whole genome shotgun sequence:
- the LOC123050971 gene encoding UDP-glycosyltransferase 88F5, which yields MKRVVLYPSPGMGHLVSMIELGKLFAARGLAVTILIVELPFVDTGARGPFLAGVTAANPAISFHCLPRVQFPPLASPHPEAVTYEVARLSNPHLRDFLLAGDARPAVLVVDFFCSVALDLAAELGVPGYCFFTSGAEALASFLYLPVLHEQSAASFREMGEELVRVPGISPFPATHAIKPLQDRDDSAYRGFLRVSPDLCRSRGIIINTFRSLEPRAVEAIGAGLCTPPGLPTAPVHCIGPLIKSAEVGVKRGGDRCLAWLDAQPEGSVVFLCFGSLGVFSAAQIREIGVGLEASGLRFLWVVRSPPNEDPAKRFEEPPEPDLDALLPEGFLARTEDRGLVVKTWAPQRDVLAHGAVGGFVTHCGWNSVLEAVMAGVPMLAWPLYAEQRLNRVFLEKELGLAAAVEGYETELVEAGEVEKKVRWLMESDGGRVLRERTLAAMTRAKEALGEGGESDVTLTKLVEAWMGDHAGSAEKR from the coding sequence ATGAAGCGGGTGGTGCTGTACCCGTCGCCGGGGATGGGCCACCTGGTGTCCATGATCGAGCTGGGCAAGCTCTTCGCGGCGCGGGGGCTGGCCGTCACCATCCTCATCGTGGAGCTGCCCTTCGTCGACACCGGCGCGCGCGGCCCCTTCCTGGCCGGCGTCACCGCGGCCAACCCGGCCATCTCCTTCCACTGCCTGCCCCGCGTGCAGTTCCCGCCGCTCGCCTCCCCGCACCCCGAGGCCGTCACCTACGAGGTCGCCCGCCTCTCCAACCCGCACCTCCGCGACTTCCTCCTCGCCGGTGATGCCCGTCCGGCCGTCCTCGTCGTCGACTTCTTCTGCAGCGtggccctcgacctcgccgccgagcTCGGGGTCCCGGGCTACTGCTTCTTCACGTCCGGCGCCGAGGCCCTGGCCTCGTTCCTGTACCTGCCGGTGCTGCACGAGCAGAGCGCCGCCAGCTTCCGGGAGATGGGCGAGGAGCTGGTGCGCGTGCCGGGGATCTCGCCGTTCCCGGCGACGCACGCGATCAAGCCGCTCCAGGACCGCGACGACTCGGCGTACCGGGGGTTCTTGCGGGTGTCGCCCGACCTCTGCCGCTCCCGGGGCATCATCATCAACACGTTCCGCTCATTGGAGCCGCGCGCCGTGGAGGCGATCGGCGCCGGGCTGTGCACGCCGCCTGGCCTGCCGACGGCGCCGGTGCACTGCATCGGGCCGCTGATAAAGTCGGCGGAGGTGGGCGTGAAGCGCGGCGGGGACAGGTGCCTGGCGTGGCTGGACGCGCAGCCGGAGGGCAGCGTGGTGTTCCTCTGCTTCGGCAGCCTGGGCGTGTTCAGCGCGGCGCAGATCAGGGAGATCGGCGTCGGGCTGGAGGCGAGCGGCCTGAGATTTCTATGGGTGGTCCGCAGCCCGCCGAACGAGGACCCGGCCAAGAGGTTCGAGGAGCCGCCGGAGCCGGACCTCGACGCCCTCCTGCCGGAGGGCTTCCTGGCCCGGACGGAGGACAGGGGCCTGGTCGTCAAGACGTGGGCGCCGCAGCGGGACGTGCTGGCGCACGGCGCGGTGGGCGGGTTCGTGacgcactgcgggtggaactcgGTGCTGGAGGCGGTGATGGCGGGCGTGCCGATGCTGGCGTGGCCGCTGTACGCGGAGCAGCGGCTGAACCGGGTGTTCCTGGAGAAGGAGCTGGGGCTGGCCGCGGCGGTGGAGGGGTACGAGACTGAGCTGGTGGAGGCCGGCGAGGTGGAGAAGAAGGTGCGGTGGCTGATGGAGTCCGACGGCGGGCGCGTGCTCCGGGAGCGCACGCTGGCCGCCATGACAAGGGCCAAGGAGGCGCTGGGCGAGGGCGGGGAGTCGGACGTGACGCTCACCAAGCTGGTGGAGGCCTGGATGGGAGACCATGCAGGCTCGGCTGAGAAGCGATAA